Genomic DNA from Persephonella sp.:
GCTTTGTTTTTGACCCATTAACAGGGGAGAGTTTCACAGTTAATCAGACAGGACTTTTAATACTTAAAGATTTAAAGGAAGGAAAATCTCAAGAAGAAATAATAAAAGACATCACCGAAAACTTTGAGGTTTCACA
This window encodes:
- a CDS encoding HPr-rel-A system PqqD family peptide chaperone, coding for MKRLSQLAINEEGFVFDPLTGESFTVNQTGLLILKDLKEGKSQEEIIKDITENFEVSQEEAERDLIDFIEKLRSYRLI